The Hippoglossus stenolepis isolate QCI-W04-F060 chromosome 3, HSTE1.2, whole genome shotgun sequence genomic sequence AGAAATGTCGTAACTAGAGCCAGACAGATTTATTGGTATCAGTCAGTGTTGAAATGCTGCTGTTcagtttggtggatttggcTCATTTGTGAATGACACTCGTCAGCTCCCGGCAGCTTGTTCGGCCGCCCGTCGCCTCAGCGGCAGGTTCTTACCCTGCTGGGTCGTACCTGCATCACACAGCCACGTACTGACACAGACTGAGGTGCAGGCCTGTGTTGTTCCGGGAGGTTGTTCATCACACACCAGAGACCGAGCTTAAGCCCTGGAATGCCACCCAGCGAGCTCCATTATCATCCCCATCCTGTGTTTCCTCAAAGGACCACCTGTTAGCGGCACATGAAAGTGTGAGCACTGCTGTGCGGGGATACTCGTCCcttcctccatcactgcctGACTTCTCCTTTCACATGACAGCTCCATTCAGGCCTGAGGTTTGATGGAGCCGACGCACCATGTCCTCTGAGTCTGTGGAGGTGCGACATCCTTCTTTGTGTTGGGGAAATTAATTCTTCGAGGGTCAAGTTGTTGTGGCAGCGTGTTTAGCTTCTGTTCTGAACTGCTGCTCAGGTGCTTCTGCACTGGTTCTGTAAACATGTTCAATGTTTAATCTGAACTGAAATATGCAGGCAAAGGTGCAGGTGGAGTAGAATGATGTGTTCAGTAGAGAGCGCACCTCCTCCAAGACCCAACAGCTCCCTTTAGTTCAATGTCTATCTAAATTCAAAATCGTGCAATGTTAaataattctcacttaaaactaactgagttgtgtgcatgttgtgttgctgtAGCGTTTGCATTGCAATGCTAGCGTAGCAATGTGACAACGTTTTCCTAACAGGAAGTCGATGAATCCTCTCTCATTCAAACTCTCTGGGAATCAACACCACCCTACTGGCCAGTGGCTGTAACtgcaagcagaaaaaaaaagtttactaAATAAAcccattattatttttgtgtcctCTCTGATGCAAACATGTGGAGAGCGACATAGACAAAGTTATCATGTGTGAACTGTTCACAGCTGAATATAAATGCTGCTCTGGCATAAAGCAAGCAGATGTTCAAGTTTGTAAAAtactataaaaaacaaatgcattcaAATAGATACAGAAATCTCAAATGTTGCGCTGCTACACTGTATTTAATACGACAACATCGTataaatgtacatatgtgtatatatagaaaGTATTCAATCTAACCAGTGTTTTTTGAAGATTTTTACCAGCCCACAATATACATATCAGCAACCTGAGTATATGTAATGATGTAGAATGGCTTCCCTGTCTGAATGtctttctccctttgttttctttttttccccgtggccttggtggaggaggGTGACGGTTCTGTACCAGTAGTATGTTTTTGTTGTAAGTACGTGAAATGAACGTAAACCACATTCAGAGGCTTGAGTCCTGCTGCAACGATCCAGGCCCTTTGCTGCATCTCTGACCCCGTtgactttaatttaaacataaGTTAATACGACATGTTCTCCGACCACGTCTCCCCACAGttgagtttctgtgttttcttttgtctcctgACTAAATCAACCTTCAGCCTGTGCAGGGTCCGGACCACTCaacaccttgtgtgtgtgaaacagacgGAGCGTAATCCTGGCTAAACACTTAGTGCGTGACACGGCCGACTGCCCGGCCCCCTGACACTCTGAGGGCCTATTTGGAGATAACGGTCTCACCTCAGCGGCCGGCCTCACGCTTTGTGTTTGCAAACTGCACAGCTGGTCGAGCTCCCAAAGGCCAGCGGACGCAGTCTGCCTTAAAATCCCCCGAGGTGCTGCCTCCTGCGCTCACACTGCAAATTTCCCCTGACATCATCCAGCATCctctcaagcacacacacgcacacaacacatactctcacgcacacacgcacacacgcacacatgcacacaaacacacacaaaccacacacacacacacacacacacacacacacacacacacacacacatgctacctgcagctgctgttctgtttttttagaAATACCTAAACAACCCAGTCTAAACCCAAGAATGTGCATTTTCAGCTTGGTGTGTGTGCTTCAGTGTAGAAAACGGAGCATAGACCTTATaaaccctgcacacacacacacacacacacacacacacacacacacacacacacacacacacacacacacacactcccctcaCACACCATCACTAGCAGCTCAATACTTCTCCCTCATTGATTTTCTGTTCGCCGTCCGCTGTCGTTTGTCTTTTAACACAAAGGAGTCTCCTGCCACAGCAGCAtaatgatgctgtgtgtgtctgcagcgaAGTGTTGTCTCTTTAAGTGGTGGAcaaataaatatcatatttcCTATAACCTGTCGTCTTACATTACAGTTTCTAAAACAGCTGGTGTTCCTTTGTCTTTAGTGGTTATTGTTTGGTTTCGATCTGGTTGGTGGTTTTGTGAATACAAATATTGTGCTGGGAGATTTTTTTGAATTTGAGAATGAtaacacagaatgaaaacaaaactagtttcgaaatgaaaacaaaattcgTTTGTGTAGCTGTAGTCGGGTTAGAGCGATGTTTGGGTCCGATGACTGATCAATGGGCTGTAGTCTAAGAACCAGGAACAACCACAACATCCTGATGGGCAAGAAAaccaacatccatccatcaaccccatccacccatccatccatccatccacccatccatccatccatccatccatccatccatccatccatccacccacccaaccatccatccatccatccatccatccatccatccatccaaccaaccattcatccatccaaccaaccaaccgtCCGTCCAACCAATCATCTATCcattcttccatccatccatcctttacTGCTTTAGTAGGTTGTACAAGACAGGAGTTGTCTGATGAATTCTAATTGAGATAATTAAAAACTATGAGTTCTAGTTATGTCAACACGATCGTCtcagtttgatttatgtttcGCTTTTGGGTGAATCTACGGAgaacaattattatttttaaccactaaattctgtgtgtgtgattgatctGAAAAGAAACTGGCTTTAAGCTTTTGCTTTACAGATGAGAGATGGTTGAAATGTCCTTGAACGGTCGTTGATGAAGGATGTGAACTTGTGAATTATCTCATAAtgacacagaggacacaggatTGATGTCCGTCATTTCTAAGAGGAAGCACCAGTGTCTCATTTACCTCAGTGATTAATCTGCCAGTTAAATTCTTGATGAATCAATTCATCATTTGTTCGatacaatatcagaaacattgAAAAGTTGCAGGTtgatttcctcttcttccagtTTTTTTCCAGCAGAAACAAATCCCtcaaatattagttttttgatCATATAAGACAATTTGTCCCATAATTGAAAGTAATATCTGTTACTTTAGCTTGAAAATAACTTTTGACGAAGTCCACCTCCAGTTTCAGTTATTTGACACAATCTGTACTGACACCCTCTTTATGTTCTGTGTTCCCAGCAGGTGTTCTGCAGACAATGGCTCTCTCCTGGATTCTGCTCGCGGCGTTCCTGTTCTCCAGCCTGGCACCGTCGCACAGCGCCGAGCCCGGAGCGCCTCACGGCAAGAGGAGACAGAGCTCGGCAGGTGGCGGCAACGTCCTGCAGCACCCTCTGCAAGGTCTGCAGGGCCACGGGTACGGCAGGGACCCCGGCGGGCACCAGGGGGCCCGTAATGGCAAAGGTGGGGCCGGGCTGCTGTCCCACAGGCCTCTGCACCCGCTGGCCAGGCCAGAGGACGACGGGACGGGCCTGGAAGGGTTGAGCCCGGTGAGGCTGGAGATGGGTCCGGGGAGGGACAGGGACAGAGGTCGATTGAATATGAGGAGTCAAACCCAGACGAGGGAAAACAACCTTCTGGGGACACGCAAAGGGAGAGGGCACAGACACGGGCAGGGACACCACTTTGAGCCCAGGAGGCAAGGGAGCCGGCGAGACAAGGGACGACACGGTAAAGGTGAGATATGAACGCAGAGTGGAAACTATCTCTAATATATTATCAATTCACTCCAAAGTCAAATGTTAAAGATAACGTCTGAATTCCActcagctgtgaaaacacatctAAGTTTTGTCCTTCTGTTTCTCAGGTTTTCCTGTGGAGCCCGAGCTGAGGTCTTCGCTGAGGGACAGAGATCTGTTCGAGGACACTCCCTTTTCCTCAtcctcccccttctcctcccccgCTGCC encodes the following:
- the draxina gene encoding draxin, which produces MALSWILLAAFLFSSLAPSHSAEPGAPHGKRRQSSAGGGNVLQHPLQGLQGHGYGRDPGGHQGARNGKGGAGLLSHRPLHPLARPEDDGTGLEGLSPVRLEMGPGRDRDRGRLNMRSQTQTRENNLLGTRKGRGHRHGQGHHFEPRRQGSRRDKGRHGKGFPVEPELRSSLRDRDLFEDTPFSSSSPFSSPAASPSLGATPPSEPPSPIGAAFGSGSSMVTTVMNEHPPTLPPASTKPQRSGRGKGQGEVMPTLDMALFDWTDYEDMKPVDAWPASRKKDKRRSKNLSSGNVTEDADATEPCDHHLDCLPGSCCDLRQHECQAHNRGLNNKCYDDCMCEDGFRCYAKFHRKRRVTRRRGRCVVPESVSSDQGGFITI